A section of the Desulfotignum balticum DSM 7044 genome encodes:
- a CDS encoding OsmC family protein — protein sequence MTMEIEFPGNKKVNARYNGFTIETDQAREEGGDGSAPEPFDLFLASMGTCAGIYVIYFCEERKIDTTGLKMSLSFDRNEQTHLIENVNIDISLPPGFPKKYRSAIIKTAGLCTVKRNILKAPEFKVTAQIRES from the coding sequence ATGACCATGGAAATTGAATTTCCCGGCAATAAAAAAGTCAACGCCCGGTACAACGGGTTTACCATTGAAACCGACCAGGCCAGAGAAGAAGGAGGCGACGGCAGTGCGCCCGAGCCGTTTGACCTGTTTCTGGCATCCATGGGCACCTGTGCCGGTATTTATGTGATCTATTTTTGTGAAGAAAGAAAGATCGATACCACGGGGTTGAAAATGTCTTTGTCTTTTGACAGAAACGAACAGACCCATTTGATTGAAAATGTGAATATTGATATCAGCCTGCCCCCGGGGTTTCCCAAAAAATACCGATCCGCGATTATCAAAACCGCCGGGCTGTGCACGGTAAAACGCAATATTCTTAAAGCCCCCGAGTTTAAAGTCACCGCACAGATCCGGGAATCGTAA
- a CDS encoding sigma-54 interaction domain-containing protein, with product MKEHDMNTFWKKIVNTINDGLMFIGPEGRILMVNKAFETLTGYDAAQAMGMSCTMLGCDACERFMQTRKNSIWCKLFEPGQQDMKKCRCLIRRKDGSFLQVLKNASVLRDENQVVVGVVETLTDISELAKLDEKVLFLSRHFNQEDEFYGIVGRSQPMRQVVEMIKKAAESTAPVIILGESGTGKELVANAIHLCGTRKNGPFVQLNCAALNDAVLESELFGHVKGAFTGAFNSRIGRFEAANHGDIFLDEIGDIPISLQTKLLRVLESGQFERVGDISPIRTDVRIITATNKNLENLIQQDRFRQDLFFRINVIPIHLPPLRERKQDIPLLTRTFIRRLNKKTGKTIQGLDNSTMALFMDYPWPGNIRELKNAMEYAFVVADHTTIGRHHLPRQLAAGNIANHPQDATQTTLSPATDEKTALIQALKQSRGNQTQAARRLNISRVTVWNRMKKYGIDLTRELSV from the coding sequence GTGAAAGAACATGACATGAACACCTTCTGGAAAAAGATTGTCAACACCATCAATGACGGACTGATGTTTATCGGGCCGGAAGGACGGATTCTCATGGTAAACAAAGCCTTTGAAACCCTGACCGGATATGATGCCGCCCAGGCCATGGGCATGTCCTGTACCATGCTGGGGTGTGATGCGTGCGAACGGTTCATGCAGACCCGGAAAAACTCGATCTGGTGCAAGCTGTTCGAGCCGGGGCAGCAGGACATGAAAAAATGCCGGTGCCTGATCCGGCGCAAAGACGGCAGTTTTTTGCAGGTATTGAAAAACGCCTCCGTGCTGCGGGACGAAAACCAGGTTGTGGTGGGCGTGGTGGAAACTTTGACCGATATTTCAGAACTGGCCAAACTGGATGAAAAAGTCCTTTTTTTATCCAGACACTTTAACCAGGAAGATGAGTTTTACGGCATTGTGGGGCGATCCCAGCCCATGCGTCAGGTGGTTGAAATGATCAAAAAAGCGGCGGAAAGCACGGCACCGGTCATTATCTTAGGGGAAAGCGGCACAGGCAAGGAGCTGGTGGCCAATGCCATCCATTTGTGCGGGACCCGGAAGAACGGACCGTTTGTTCAACTTAACTGCGCAGCCCTGAATGACGCTGTTTTGGAAAGTGAATTATTCGGGCATGTCAAAGGCGCATTCACGGGGGCGTTCAACAGCCGCATCGGCCGGTTCGAAGCTGCCAATCACGGGGATATTTTTCTGGATGAAATCGGTGACATTCCCATCTCGCTGCAGACCAAACTGCTCCGGGTCCTGGAATCCGGGCAGTTTGAACGGGTGGGGGATATCTCTCCCATCCGCACGGATGTAAGGATCATCACAGCCACCAACAAAAACTTGGAAAATTTGATCCAACAGGACCGGTTCCGGCAGGATCTGTTTTTCAGAATCAATGTCATTCCCATTCACCTGCCCCCGCTGCGGGAAAGAAAACAGGATATTCCTCTGCTGACCCGTACCTTTATCCGGCGCCTCAACAAAAAAACGGGCAAAACGATTCAGGGCCTGGACAATTCCACCATGGCGTTGTTCATGGACTATCCCTGGCCGGGCAATATCCGGGAACTGAAAAACGCCATGGAATACGCGTTTGTGGTGGCGGACCACACCACCATCGGGCGGCACCACCTGCCCCGGCAACTGGCGGCCGGCAATATTGCGAACCACCCACAAGATGCCACACAAACAACCCTGTCTCCGGCAACGGATGAAAAAACAGCCCTGATTCAGGCGCTGAAACAGTCCCGGGGCAACCAGACCCAGGCGGCCCGGCGTCTGAATATCTCAAGGGTCACGGTATGGAACCGCATGAAAAAATACGGCATCGATCTGACGCGGGAATTGTCGGTATGA
- a CDS encoding sulfurtransferase TusA family protein, which yields MTKKMTLNLKGVVSPMDLLKCNACLTAMDPGDILEVILADEEVVNNLTTILLRSNDEILYRQHTRDSICIGIRKGPRQYDEFPLQL from the coding sequence ATGACAAAAAAAATGACATTGAATTTAAAAGGCGTGGTGTCTCCCATGGATCTACTCAAATGTAATGCCTGCCTGACGGCCATGGACCCCGGGGATATTCTGGAAGTGATCCTGGCTGATGAAGAAGTGGTCAACAATCTGACCACGATTCTTCTGCGGTCCAATGATGAAATCCTTTACCGCCAGCATACCCGGGACAGTATCTGTATCGGTATCAGAAAAGGTCCCAGGCAATATGATGAATTCCCATTGCAATTGTAA
- the hybA gene encoding hydrogenase 2 operon protein HybA, producing the protein MQITRRRFFRVMGAAGASVAVRPPAGHAWQSKAPPDPFGCLVDLTRCVGCRKCEEACAEVNGLPEPERVNCQCTIFEKDRRPDHDAYTVVNRYYTGKVDEFDKPVPTFAKVQCMHCQDPACVSACIVGALTKDETGAVRYDVTKCIGCRYCMVACPFEIPAYEYFDPITPKVMKCTFCYDRISKQGGVPGCATICPTEAITFGRRSTLLEVANKRLKENPAHYLPHIYGEKEVGGTSWMYLSGVPFEQVNLPALPETPSPKLSETVQHSLFTYLWSPILLFGVLGGLMAWFNKNDNPPDKGGV; encoded by the coding sequence ATGCAAATTACCAGAAGGCGCTTTTTCAGGGTCATGGGCGCTGCCGGGGCATCCGTCGCTGTCCGGCCTCCCGCCGGTCATGCCTGGCAGTCCAAGGCCCCCCCGGACCCTTTCGGATGCCTGGTGGACCTGACCCGGTGTGTGGGATGCCGCAAATGCGAGGAAGCCTGCGCCGAAGTCAACGGTCTGCCGGAACCCGAGCGGGTGAACTGCCAGTGCACTATTTTTGAAAAAGACCGGCGGCCGGACCATGATGCCTATACCGTGGTCAACCGGTACTATACCGGCAAAGTGGATGAATTTGACAAACCCGTGCCCACCTTTGCCAAGGTCCAGTGCATGCACTGCCAGGACCCGGCCTGTGTGTCCGCCTGTATTGTGGGGGCGTTGACCAAAGATGAGACCGGTGCAGTCAGATATGATGTGACCAAATGTATCGGTTGCCGGTACTGCATGGTGGCCTGTCCCTTTGAAATTCCGGCGTATGAATATTTTGACCCCATCACCCCGAAGGTGATGAAATGCACGTTCTGTTATGACCGGATTTCCAAACAAGGGGGTGTTCCGGGGTGTGCCACCATCTGTCCCACGGAAGCCATCACCTTCGGCAGGCGGAGCACGCTTCTGGAAGTGGCGAACAAACGGCTGAAAGAAAACCCGGCCCATTATCTGCCGCATATTTACGGGGAAAAGGAAGTGGGCGGCACCTCCTGGATGTATCTGTCCGGGGTGCCCTTTGAACAGGTGAACCTGCCGGCCCTGCCGGAAACCCCGTCCCCGAAACTGTCGGAAACGGTTCAGCATTCGCTGTTCACCTATCTATGGTCTCCCATTCTGCTGTTCGGGGTGCTCGGGGGGCTCATGGCCTGGTTCAATAAAAACGATAACCCCCCGGACAAAGGAGGTGTCTGA
- the nrfD gene encoding NrfD/PsrC family molybdoenzyme membrane anchor subunit — MAHAAQPLKRPLWTPGVLVMLVFMFAGAVAIIARFTGGIGYVTNLTNARPWGIWVGIDVATGVALAAGGFTTAALAHIFGRHYYEPVTRPALLTAVLGYTFVVIGLLVDIGRSWAIWKPMFYWNFNSVLFEVAMCVMIYLTVLYIEFLPIVAEQFKGRVNLPGILSGLNRLVDGFLQTADRILGKVMWVFIILGVVLSCMHQSSLGSLMLVAPTKLHPLWYTPILPLLFLTSAIAVGYPMVVFETTLTTASFKLDSEVKILAPLTKITIFLLGFYMVLKIGDMVMRGTWIYLLDGTYQTNSFLAELLFGVMIPWIMLLFKRVRQSARGVFTAAALIVGGVVLNRVNVFIVGYRSPLTESGYFPAPSEILVTLGLIATLMFIYRVVVTYLPVLQAPKEVSS, encoded by the coding sequence ATGGCACATGCGGCGCAACCCCTGAAGCGGCCTTTGTGGACGCCCGGGGTACTGGTGATGCTGGTATTCATGTTTGCCGGTGCTGTCGCCATTATCGCCCGGTTCACCGGGGGCATCGGATATGTTACCAACCTGACCAATGCCCGGCCCTGGGGAATCTGGGTGGGCATTGACGTGGCCACGGGCGTGGCCCTGGCGGCCGGCGGATTCACCACGGCAGCCCTGGCCCATATTTTCGGCCGTCACTATTATGAACCCGTGACCCGGCCGGCCCTGTTGACCGCTGTTTTGGGCTATACCTTTGTGGTGATCGGGCTTCTGGTGGATATCGGCCGTTCCTGGGCCATCTGGAAACCCATGTTTTACTGGAATTTTAATTCCGTGCTGTTTGAAGTGGCCATGTGCGTGATGATCTATCTCACGGTGCTGTATATCGAGTTTCTACCCATTGTGGCGGAACAGTTCAAGGGCCGGGTGAACCTGCCCGGGATCCTGTCCGGGCTGAACCGCCTGGTGGATGGATTTTTACAGACAGCCGACCGGATTTTAGGCAAGGTCATGTGGGTGTTCATCATTTTAGGGGTGGTATTGTCCTGCATGCACCAGTCCAGCCTGGGGTCGCTTATGCTGGTGGCTCCCACCAAGCTGCATCCCCTGTGGTACACCCCGATTCTGCCGCTGCTGTTTCTCACTTCGGCCATTGCCGTGGGATATCCCATGGTGGTGTTTGAAACCACCCTGACCACGGCGTCGTTCAAGCTGGATTCAGAAGTGAAGATTCTGGCACCCTTGACCAAGATCACCATTTTTCTGCTGGGATTTTACATGGTCCTTAAAATCGGGGACATGGTAATGCGGGGCACCTGGATCTATCTGCTGGACGGCACGTATCAGACCAATTCCTTTTTAGCGGAACTGCTGTTCGGCGTGATGATCCCCTGGATCATGCTGCTGTTTAAACGGGTGCGGCAGTCCGCCAGAGGCGTGTTCACGGCCGCAGCCCTGATCGTGGGCGGTGTGGTGCTCAACCGGGTCAATGTGTTTATTGTCGGGTACCGGTCTCCGTTAACGGAAAGCGGGTATTTTCCGGCGCCATCGGAAATTCTGGTCACACTGGGCCTGATCGCAACCCTGATGTTCATCTACCGGGTGGTGGTCACATATCTGCCCGTATTACAGGCACCCAAGGAGGTATCTTCATGA
- a CDS encoding tetrathionate reductase family octaheme c-type cytochrome, whose translation MVCACLIPFLAGVCAAEVWKAPDQEQARERAKETVPFIKEYKDDCQISRRICLMDAGISLDDVTTVYFLLDSPIIKEREDHYEPVRFAHKRHAALVDDCTKCHHYRPKDEDALETTRCSACHQDSFNPEYPERIGLKAAYHQQCMECHQQEAKGPVDCTGCHLKHVPDHKELVKLPDNPDPIQVTQACLECHDTQGEDMLKTAHWLWRGPSPYTTGHRKDILHGKGTTALNNFUISPISNEARCTSCHAGYGWKDASFDFTDKTRIDCLVCHDTTGTYEKDPPGAGMPKKEVDLKFVAENVGHSSRATCGACHFNGGGGDAIKHADMSRQLLTPDRNCDIHMGGYDFDCAECHKTRNHQISGKSSSVPVAEGVVNCESCHSETPHYSGNLLDHHLNDHSKTLACNVCHSPVFAKCKPTKTWWDWSMAGDKEREVKKDKYGQPDYNWKKGEFRWEESGLPDYTWYSGYMDRVLMGDKVDLDADVITLTDPVGSINDPGSRITAFKIMKGIQPIDAEHAHVLVPQLFSGDKDNTTAYWKNLDWNKAFQAGMKAVDLPYSGDVTWKETWMYWRINHEVMPADMALSCVQCHESLKGDQTCNRCHQDNRDVDFKALAQKGTDFSLMKSQGRDVDQLIDKTDYINFKALGYQGDPIIHGGRFKKLPMGYQSQSRTE comes from the coding sequence ATGGTTTGCGCCTGCCTGATCCCGTTTCTGGCAGGGGTCTGTGCCGCGGAGGTGTGGAAGGCCCCGGATCAGGAACAGGCCAGGGAACGGGCAAAAGAAACCGTTCCATTTATAAAAGAATACAAGGATGACTGCCAGATCAGCCGGCGCATCTGTCTGATGGATGCCGGAATTTCTTTAGACGATGTCACAACGGTCTATTTTCTTTTAGACAGTCCCATCATCAAGGAAAGGGAAGATCATTACGAACCCGTGCGGTTCGCCCACAAGCGCCATGCGGCCCTGGTCGATGACTGTACCAAATGCCATCACTACCGGCCCAAAGATGAGGATGCCCTGGAAACCACCCGGTGTTCCGCCTGTCACCAGGACAGTTTCAATCCGGAATATCCTGAGCGCATCGGGCTCAAGGCAGCCTATCATCAGCAGTGCATGGAGTGCCACCAGCAGGAAGCCAAAGGTCCCGTGGACTGTACCGGGTGTCACCTCAAACATGTGCCGGATCATAAGGAACTGGTAAAGCTGCCGGACAACCCGGACCCCATTCAGGTCACCCAGGCCTGTCTGGAATGCCATGACACCCAGGGCGAAGACATGCTTAAAACCGCTCACTGGTTGTGGCGGGGACCGTCTCCCTACACCACGGGGCATCGAAAGGACATCCTGCACGGCAAGGGCACGACCGCCCTGAACAATTTCTGAATCAGCCCCATCAGCAACGAGGCTCGTTGCACAAGCTGTCATGCCGGATATGGATGGAAAGACGCGTCGTTTGACTTTACCGATAAAACCAGAATCGACTGTCTGGTGTGCCATGACACTACCGGCACCTATGAAAAAGACCCCCCGGGGGCGGGCATGCCCAAAAAAGAAGTGGACTTGAAGTTTGTGGCCGAAAATGTGGGCCATTCCTCCCGGGCCACCTGCGGGGCCTGCCATTTCAACGGCGGGGGCGGGGATGCCATCAAGCATGCGGACATGTCCCGCCAGCTGCTCACCCCGGATCGAAACTGCGACATTCACATGGGTGGATATGATTTTGACTGTGCGGAATGCCACAAGACCCGGAACCACCAGATTTCCGGGAAAAGCTCTTCCGTGCCTGTGGCCGAAGGGGTGGTAAACTGTGAAAGCTGTCACTCGGAAACCCCGCATTACAGCGGCAATCTGCTGGACCATCACCTGAACGATCACTCCAAAACCCTGGCCTGCAATGTCTGTCATTCACCCGTGTTTGCCAAGTGCAAACCCACCAAAACCTGGTGGGACTGGTCTATGGCCGGAGACAAGGAACGGGAGGTGAAAAAAGACAAATACGGCCAGCCCGATTATAACTGGAAAAAAGGGGAATTCAGGTGGGAGGAGTCCGGACTGCCGGATTACACCTGGTACTCCGGGTATATGGACCGGGTGCTCATGGGAGATAAAGTGGACCTGGATGCGGACGTGATCACCCTGACCGATCCCGTGGGGTCCATCAATGATCCGGGTTCCAGGATCACGGCTTTCAAGATCATGAAAGGCATCCAGCCCATTGATGCGGAACATGCCCATGTGCTGGTGCCCCAGCTGTTTTCCGGGGACAAGGACAACACCACGGCCTACTGGAAAAACCTGGACTGGAATAAAGCATTCCAGGCGGGAATGAAAGCCGTGGATCTGCCTTACAGCGGGGACGTCACATGGAAGGAAACCTGGATGTACTGGCGGATCAACCATGAAGTCATGCCCGCGGACATGGCCTTGTCCTGTGTTCAGTGTCATGAAAGTCTCAAAGGCGACCAGACCTGCAACCGGTGCCACCAGGACAACCGGGATGTGGATTTCAAGGCCCTGGCCCAGAAAGGAACGGATTTTTCTCTGATGAAGTCCCAGGGACGGGATGTGGATCAGTTGATCGACAAAACCGATTACATCAACTTCAAGGCCTTAGGTTACCAAGGCGATCCCATTATTCACGGGGGGCGGTTTAAAAAGCTGCCCATGGGATATCAAAGTCAGTCCCGGACGGAATAA
- a CDS encoding arsenic resistance protein, giving the protein MIKALTFIQKNLVWTIPVAMGFGLIFGYLFDAGFLKQFIIPVTFVMVYPMMVTLNVKTIFKGRDLKLQTATQVINFILIPLLAFFIGKLFLSGQDPKYGLWAVGLFLIGVLPTSGMTISWTGFAKGSKEAAIKMVVFGLVIGSLAAPVYTKVFMGATIDVDMLHMFKQIAIFVFFPLVVGLLTQTYGVKKYGAQKWNDRVKPKFPPFSALGVVLIAFVAMSLKARHIIANPGDILIILLPLVVFYLVSYVFLTVAGRFLFQREDAIAMVFGVVMRDLSIALAIAMTAFGKEGLTIALLISLAYIIQIQSAAWYVKFIHVMFGPPKPAKPEPAAREEAPDEALEISGSMVIMNLKE; this is encoded by the coding sequence ATGATCAAAGCGTTGACATTCATTCAGAAAAACCTGGTATGGACCATCCCCGTGGCCATGGGCTTTGGATTGATCTTCGGATACCTGTTTGATGCCGGTTTTTTAAAACAGTTCATTATTCCCGTGACCTTTGTCATGGTATATCCCATGATGGTGACCCTGAATGTGAAAACCATTTTCAAGGGCCGGGATCTCAAACTGCAGACCGCCACCCAGGTCATCAATTTCATTCTCATCCCGCTGCTGGCGTTTTTCATCGGCAAGCTTTTTTTGTCCGGCCAGGACCCCAAATACGGGCTGTGGGCCGTAGGGCTGTTTCTGATCGGGGTGCTGCCCACATCCGGAATGACCATTTCCTGGACCGGGTTTGCCAAAGGCAGCAAGGAAGCTGCCATCAAAATGGTGGTATTCGGCCTGGTCATCGGATCTCTGGCCGCACCCGTCTACACCAAGGTGTTCATGGGCGCCACCATTGACGTGGATATGCTCCACATGTTCAAACAGATTGCCATTTTTGTGTTCTTTCCCCTGGTGGTGGGCCTGTTGACCCAGACCTATGGGGTAAAAAAATATGGGGCCCAGAAATGGAATGACAGAGTCAAACCCAAATTCCCGCCGTTTTCAGCCCTGGGCGTGGTGCTCATCGCGTTTGTGGCCATGTCTTTGAAAGCCAGGCACATCATTGCCAATCCCGGCGATATTCTCATTATCCTGCTGCCTTTGGTCGTGTTTTATCTGGTCTCCTATGTATTTCTGACCGTTGCCGGCCGGTTTCTGTTCCAGCGGGAAGATGCCATTGCCATGGTGTTCGGTGTGGTCATGCGGGATCTGTCCATTGCCCTGGCCATTGCCATGACCGCGTTCGGAAAAGAGGGCCTGACCATTGCCCTGCTCATATCGCTGGCCTATATCATCCAGATTCAGTCCGCGGCCTGGTATGTGAAATTCATCCATGTGATGTTCGGTCCGCCCAAACCGGCGAAACCCGAACCGGCTGCCAGAGAGGAGGCCCCGGACGAAGCGCTGGAAATCTCCGGATCCATGGTCATAATGAATTTGAAAGAATGA
- the trxA gene encoding thioredoxin, producing MEITQMDPGLKNQVALVDFSATWCSPCRQMAPVIKDLAKKYQGRVTMVEIDINSRPDVATHYMVQSIPTFILFDQGKEIKRFVGVQPKEALEKNLNAILSDRH from the coding sequence ATGGAAATTACCCAGATGGACCCCGGTTTAAAAAATCAGGTGGCTTTGGTGGATTTCAGTGCAACCTGGTGCAGCCCCTGCCGGCAGATGGCGCCCGTGATCAAAGATCTGGCAAAAAAATATCAGGGCCGGGTCACAATGGTGGAAATCGATATCAATTCCCGGCCGGATGTGGCCACCCATTATATGGTCCAGAGCATTCCCACATTTATATTGTTTGACCAGGGCAAAGAAATCAAACGATTCGTGGGCGTTCAACCCAAAGAAGCGCTGGAAAAAAATCTGAACGCTATTCTTTCAGACCGTCATTGA
- a CDS encoding YkgJ family cysteine cluster protein produces MQDQTPPDTDALSAYFFQIADAAQKETRNSSGTLFPMITQVTDAAARVLVSVALTCESPAPDCASGCSFCCHSRIHVTPLEAILLSAHIQACFTPDEQRHLKTRIRDNLAHTRGQSLAQRVAIKDQTPCIFLDHHACMVYDQRPFICRTWNSLDRRDCEAAFVSGNHDAEIPCLSAPNYVYTLARDVVQSVCTRMHLETGRVELVTAMDLCLALTDAADTFARGETIFKQAMFATGFTAGKA; encoded by the coding sequence ATGCAGGATCAGACCCCGCCGGACACAGATGCCTTGTCCGCTTATTTTTTTCAGATCGCCGATGCCGCTCAAAAAGAGACCCGGAATTCATCCGGGACCCTGTTTCCCATGATCACCCAGGTAACGGATGCAGCGGCCCGGGTGCTGGTTTCCGTGGCATTGACCTGCGAATCCCCGGCGCCGGACTGCGCCAGCGGATGCAGTTTCTGCTGCCATTCCCGCATCCATGTGACCCCGCTGGAAGCGATATTGCTCAGCGCCCATATCCAAGCGTGCTTCACCCCGGATGAACAACGTCACCTGAAAACCCGGATTCGCGACAACCTGGCCCATACCCGGGGACAGTCCCTGGCACAGCGGGTGGCGATCAAGGACCAGACCCCGTGTATTTTTCTGGATCACCATGCCTGCATGGTGTATGACCAGCGTCCCTTTATCTGCAGAACCTGGAATTCCCTGGACCGCCGGGACTGTGAAGCCGCGTTTGTCTCCGGCAATCATGACGCGGAGATCCCCTGTCTGTCCGCCCCCAATTATGTGTACACCCTGGCCCGGGATGTGGTGCAGTCCGTGTGCACCCGCATGCATCTGGAGACCGGCCGGGTGGAACTGGTAACTGCCATGGATCTTTGCCTGGCATTGACGGATGCGGCAGATACCTTTGCAAGGGGTGAAACAATATTCAAACAAGCGATGTTTGCCACCGGTTTCACGGCCGGCAAAGCGTAA
- a CDS encoding aspartate/glutamate racemase family protein, producing the protein MTQKNEKVAGIIGGMGPEATVDLMQRIIRLTPAMDDKDHIRCIVDNNPKVPSRIKAIIEGNGEDPGPVMADMGRRLEAWGADFLVIPCNTAHFYYDAVQEAVKIPVINMIDLVVNQVKADFARETHIGMLASPAVAITKLYTRRFDTLGMTEVWPDKEHQDRLFNIIRQVKAGGITLDLHRQYAQVCDHLKDQGVGVAIVACTELSALGGNDLPLDTIDASQVLAEAIVRMVKHPSEYPLTGHPGSSRISGNNNR; encoded by the coding sequence GCATCATCGGCGGCATGGGACCCGAGGCCACGGTGGACCTGATGCAGCGGATCATCCGCCTGACACCAGCCATGGATGACAAAGACCATATCCGGTGCATCGTGGACAACAATCCCAAGGTACCCTCCCGCATCAAAGCCATCATCGAAGGGAACGGTGAAGATCCCGGCCCGGTCATGGCGGACATGGGACGGCGCCTGGAGGCCTGGGGCGCGGATTTTCTGGTGATCCCCTGCAACACGGCCCATTTTTATTATGATGCCGTGCAGGAGGCAGTGAAAATTCCGGTAATCAACATGATTGATCTGGTGGTGAATCAGGTGAAGGCCGATTTCGCCAGGGAAACACACATCGGAATGCTGGCATCGCCGGCCGTGGCCATCACAAAACTGTATACCCGCCGGTTTGACACCCTGGGAATGACAGAAGTGTGGCCGGACAAGGAACACCAGGACCGGCTGTTCAATATCATCCGGCAGGTGAAAGCCGGAGGCATAACTTTGGATCTTCACCGCCAGTATGCTCAGGTCTGTGACCATTTAAAAGACCAGGGGGTTGGAGTGGCCATTGTGGCATGCACGGAACTAAGCGCCCTGGGCGGAAACGATCTGCCCCTTGACACCATTGACGCGTCCCAGGTCCTGGCCGAAGCGATCGTCCGGATGGTCAAACATCCTTCTGAATACCCCTTGACCGGACATCCGGGTTCGAGTAGAATATCCGGTAATAACAACCGGTAA